In Zobellia roscoffensis, the following are encoded in one genomic region:
- a CDS encoding bifunctional alpha,alpha-trehalose-phosphate synthase (UDP-forming)/trehalose-phosphatase produces the protein MGKTIIISNRLPVQLQISNGAITAIPSVGGLATGMKSVHSGGDSLWIGWSGLTEEDISPELEPKIDEALAEHGSSKVKLTEEEVDGFYYGFSNRTIWPLFHYFLEYSEFQLDYWNTYKKVNQKFADAILANAEDGDTIWVHDYQLMLVPQMVRKERPNVSIGFFLHIPFPSFEIFRTLPWRKELLEGVLGSDLIGFHTYDYERHFLSSVRRLLGLEVSFNDITMGDHVIKVDSFPMGIDYKKFSDAAKIHYNKAEGEQSELQQRLNTHKKTDLDAKFFLSIDRLDYSKGIAKRLYAFEYFLNKYPQYKEKVRLIILAVPSRSNVPQYQLLKREIDELVGRINGEFSTVSWTPIWYFYRSMPFENLIDLYTSSDIAWLTPLRDGMNLVAKEYIATRTDKTGVLILSEMAGSANEMNESLLINPNNFEQTADALHEAINMPVEEQKSRNEVLQKRLARYNVEKWANDFMTSLKSQNDREAANVSHKLTDKRLDSILQKYTDANKRLLFLDYDGTLAGFHNDPQKAAPDEQLYELLDTLHNQPNTVLYLISGRDKDTFTKWFLPKKYNMIVEHGVWISQEGEPFRMLENVKNDWMEHVRPVLESFVDRTPGSFIEEKNYSLAWHYRKTDPDFGNKRAMELSETLTSLIGTDDLSLLNGNKVVEVKSSNVNKGRASTRILGEDEYDFVFAIGDDWTDEFMFQELPESTVTVKVGRQKTSAKYYVENTLKVRDLLQKFAEL, from the coding sequence ATGGGCAAAACTATCATAATCTCAAATAGACTACCTGTTCAGTTGCAAATTAGCAACGGAGCCATTACTGCAATACCAAGTGTTGGCGGGTTAGCTACAGGTATGAAATCAGTACATTCAGGCGGTGACAGCCTATGGATAGGCTGGAGTGGCCTCACCGAGGAAGATATTTCTCCAGAATTGGAACCTAAAATAGATGAAGCCCTTGCTGAGCATGGTTCTTCAAAGGTAAAGCTAACAGAAGAAGAAGTAGATGGTTTTTACTATGGGTTTAGTAATAGAACCATTTGGCCTCTATTTCATTATTTCTTGGAGTATTCTGAGTTTCAATTGGATTATTGGAACACTTATAAGAAAGTGAACCAAAAATTTGCCGACGCTATTTTAGCAAATGCCGAAGATGGTGATACTATTTGGGTTCATGATTACCAGCTCATGTTAGTTCCGCAAATGGTAAGAAAAGAAAGACCTAATGTTTCTATCGGTTTCTTTTTGCATATACCTTTCCCCTCTTTTGAAATTTTCAGGACACTACCTTGGCGTAAAGAATTATTAGAAGGTGTTCTTGGTTCTGACTTAATTGGCTTTCACACCTACGATTATGAAAGACACTTTCTTAGTTCCGTTAGACGTTTGTTAGGACTAGAAGTAAGCTTTAATGATATTACCATGGGTGATCATGTTATTAAGGTAGACTCTTTTCCTATGGGTATCGATTACAAGAAGTTTAGTGATGCCGCCAAAATACACTACAACAAAGCCGAAGGAGAACAGTCTGAGCTACAACAACGATTAAACACACATAAAAAAACCGACCTAGATGCAAAGTTCTTCCTATCTATTGATCGCTTGGATTATAGTAAAGGAATAGCTAAACGCCTTTATGCTTTTGAGTATTTCCTAAATAAATATCCGCAGTACAAAGAAAAAGTACGATTGATTATTCTAGCCGTTCCTTCTCGTTCTAATGTACCACAATACCAATTATTAAAAAGAGAAATAGACGAATTAGTTGGTCGTATTAATGGTGAATTCTCAACAGTTAGCTGGACGCCTATCTGGTACTTCTACCGATCTATGCCGTTTGAAAATCTTATTGATTTATATACTTCTAGTGATATTGCCTGGCTTACACCACTACGTGACGGTATGAACCTTGTTGCTAAAGAATATATAGCCACACGAACCGATAAGACCGGTGTTCTAATTTTAAGTGAAATGGCAGGTTCTGCAAACGAAATGAACGAATCGCTACTCATTAACCCTAATAATTTTGAACAAACGGCAGATGCTTTGCACGAGGCTATAAATATGCCCGTTGAAGAACAAAAATCGCGAAATGAAGTACTTCAGAAAAGGTTGGCCAGATACAATGTTGAAAAATGGGCGAACGATTTCATGACTTCCTTAAAATCTCAAAATGACCGTGAAGCCGCCAATGTTTCTCATAAGTTAACGGATAAACGTTTAGATTCCATATTACAAAAATATACAGATGCTAATAAAAGGTTGTTGTTCCTAGATTACGATGGAACCCTTGCCGGCTTCCACAACGACCCACAAAAAGCGGCTCCGGATGAACAGCTTTACGAACTTTTAGATACACTTCACAATCAACCCAACACCGTACTTTATTTAATCAGCGGAAGAGACAAAGACACCTTCACCAAATGGTTCTTACCAAAAAAGTACAACATGATCGTTGAGCACGGTGTATGGATTTCCCAAGAGGGCGAGCCATTTAGGATGCTAGAAAACGTAAAGAACGATTGGATGGAGCATGTGCGCCCCGTATTGGAGTCTTTTGTTGACCGTACACCAGGAAGTTTTATTGAAGAAAAAAACTATAGCTTAGCATGGCACTACAGAAAAACAGACCCTGATTTTGGAAACAAAAGAGCAATGGAACTTTCAGAAACCCTTACTAGCCTAATTGGAACTGACGATCTGAGTTTGCTTAACGGGAATAAGGTTGTTGAAGTAAAAAGCAGTAATGTAAACAAAGGCCGTGCCTCTACCCGTATTCTTGGTGAAGACGAGTATGATTTTGTTTTTGCTATTGGTGATGATTGGACGGATGAGTTCATGTTCCAAGAACTACCAGAAAGTACAGTTACCGTAAAAGTGGGACGCCAAAAAACCTCTGCTAAATATTACGTGGAGAATACCCTAAAAGTTAGAGATCTTTTGCAGAAATTTGCAGAATTGTAA
- a CDS encoding acyl-CoA dehydrogenase family protein — protein MSTKTTDKEILRGGQFLVKETNCEDIFTLEDLNEEQKMMRDSTKEFVDRELWAHWERFEKKDYAYTEECMRKAGELGLLSVAVPESYGGMGMGFVSTMLVCDYISGATGSFSTAFGAHTGIGTMPITLYGTEEQKQKYVPKLASGEWFGAYCLTEPGAGSDANSGKTKAVLSDDGKHYSITGQKMWISNAGFCSLFIVFARIGDDKNITGFIVENKPDNGISLGDEEKKLGIHSSSTRQVFFSDTKVPVENMLSERGNGFKIAMNALNIGRIKLAAACLDAQRRVIKEAVVYANERIQFKTPIINFGAIKAKIANMATNAYAGESASYRAAKNIEDRIAMREAEGNSHQEAELKGVEEYAIECSILKVAVSEDVQNTTDEGVQIFGGMGFSADAPMEKAWRDARISRIYEGTNEINRMLVVGMLVKKAMKGHVDLLGPATAVGEELMGIPSFDTPDFSELFAEEKDLIKRLKKVFLMVAGSAVQKYGPELEKHQQLMLAASDILIEVYMAESTILRTEKNAKRSGEDSQKTQIAMSQLYLYNATETIIQKGKEAIISFAEGDEQRMMLMGLKRFTKYTNNPNVVALRTEIADKVAADNAYTFD, from the coding sequence ATGAGCACAAAAACAACAGACAAAGAAATTCTACGCGGTGGCCAATTCCTCGTCAAGGAAACCAATTGCGAAGACATCTTCACTTTAGAAGATTTAAACGAAGAGCAAAAAATGATGCGTGACAGCACCAAGGAATTTGTTGATCGCGAACTTTGGGCACATTGGGAACGTTTTGAAAAAAAGGACTATGCCTATACCGAAGAATGTATGCGCAAAGCCGGAGAACTTGGTCTTTTAAGTGTGGCCGTTCCAGAATCTTATGGCGGAATGGGTATGGGCTTTGTCTCTACCATGTTAGTTTGTGATTACATTTCTGGCGCTACCGGTTCATTTAGTACAGCTTTTGGTGCGCATACAGGTATTGGTACTATGCCAATTACATTGTACGGAACCGAAGAGCAGAAACAAAAATATGTTCCTAAATTGGCTTCTGGCGAATGGTTTGGTGCTTATTGTTTGACGGAACCTGGCGCAGGTTCTGATGCTAATTCCGGTAAAACAAAAGCGGTACTATCCGATGACGGAAAACATTACAGTATCACGGGACAAAAAATGTGGATTTCAAATGCCGGTTTTTGTAGTTTGTTCATTGTTTTCGCAAGAATTGGAGATGATAAGAATATTACAGGTTTTATTGTTGAGAACAAACCTGATAACGGAATCTCATTAGGTGATGAAGAGAAGAAATTGGGTATTCACTCCTCCTCTACTCGCCAAGTATTTTTTAGCGATACAAAAGTACCTGTAGAAAATATGCTTTCTGAGCGTGGCAACGGGTTCAAAATTGCTATGAACGCTCTAAACATTGGTCGTATTAAATTGGCGGCAGCTTGTTTAGATGCTCAAAGGAGAGTAATCAAGGAGGCGGTTGTATACGCTAACGAGCGTATTCAGTTTAAAACACCTATTATAAACTTTGGTGCTATTAAAGCAAAGATTGCCAACATGGCAACCAATGCCTATGCTGGTGAATCTGCTAGTTACCGTGCAGCCAAAAATATTGAAGACCGTATTGCTATGCGTGAGGCGGAAGGCAATTCGCATCAGGAAGCGGAATTGAAAGGTGTTGAAGAATACGCTATAGAATGTTCTATCTTAAAAGTTGCTGTTTCCGAAGATGTTCAAAACACTACAGACGAAGGTGTTCAGATTTTTGGTGGAATGGGCTTTAGTGCCGATGCACCTATGGAAAAAGCATGGAGAGATGCTAGAATCTCTAGAATATATGAAGGCACTAACGAAATTAACCGAATGCTCGTTGTAGGTATGCTGGTTAAAAAAGCCATGAAAGGTCATGTAGACTTATTAGGACCCGCTACAGCTGTTGGAGAAGAGTTAATGGGCATTCCTTCTTTTGATACGCCCGATTTCTCTGAGCTCTTTGCCGAAGAAAAAGATTTGATTAAGAGATTGAAAAAAGTGTTTTTGATGGTTGCAGGAAGTGCAGTTCAAAAATATGGTCCTGAATTAGAGAAACATCAACAACTAATGCTTGCTGCCTCAGATATTCTTATTGAGGTCTATATGGCCGAAAGTACCATTTTGAGAACTGAAAAGAATGCTAAGCGTTCTGGCGAAGACTCTCAAAAAACCCAAATAGCAATGTCTCAATTGTACTTATATAATGCTACTGAAACTATCATCCAAAAAGGAAAAGAAGCTATTATCTCTTTTGCTGAAGGCGATGAGCAACGTATGATGTTAATGGGCTTGAAGCGCTTTACCAAATACACAAACAACCCTAATGTAGTAGCACTTCGTACAGAAATTGCGGACAAAGTTGCTGCTGATAACGCATATACCTTTGATTAG
- a CDS encoding four helix bundle protein: MAKQHNYKNLKIWKLGLEIVNDVSDILIDFPKHDIYDLSSQVSRCSVSMPSNIAEGSGRTDKSFKNFIKYSLGSLFELGTQLLVAHHRKYINTETLKKLEDKIEEWQRMTMGFQNRLE; encoded by the coding sequence ATGGCCAAGCAACACAATTATAAGAATTTAAAAATATGGAAACTGGGTTTGGAAATCGTAAATGATGTATCAGATATATTGATTGATTTCCCTAAGCATGACATATACGATTTAAGTTCTCAGGTAAGCCGTTGCTCGGTATCAATGCCAAGTAATATTGCCGAGGGTTCAGGACGAACCGATAAAAGTTTTAAGAACTTCATTAAATATTCTTTGGGTTCTTTATTTGAATTAGGAACACAATTATTAGTAGCACATCATCGAAAATATATCAATACTGAAACATTAAAAAAACTAGAGGATAAAATAGAAGAATGGCAACGGATGACCATGGGTTTTCAAAATCGCCTCGAATAG
- a CDS encoding acetyl-CoA C-acyltransferase, with the protein MKTAYIVKAYRTAVGKAPKGVFRFKRTDELAAETIEYMMKELPDFDKKRIDDVIVGNAMPEGSQGLNMARLISLMGLDIVDVPGVTVNRFCSSGIETIGIATAKIQSGMADCIIAGGAESMSSVPMTGYKTELNYDLVSEGHEDYYWGMGNTAEAVANEYKISREDQDEFAYNSHMKALKAQAEDRFQDQIVPIEVEQTYIDENGKKATRKYTVNKDEGPRKGTSIEVLNKLRPVFAAGGSVTAGNSSQMSDGAAFVMVMSEDMVKELNLEPIARLVNYAAAGVPPRIMGIGPVAAIPKALKQAGLKQNDIELIELNEAFASQSLAVMRELGLNQDIVNVNGGAIALGHPLGCTGGKLSVQLFDEMRKRNMQGKYGMVTMCVGTGQGAAGIFEFLS; encoded by the coding sequence ATGAAAACTGCATATATAGTTAAAGCATACAGAACGGCTGTCGGAAAAGCTCCGAAAGGTGTTTTTAGGTTTAAGCGGACAGATGAGCTCGCCGCAGAGACCATAGAGTACATGATGAAAGAATTGCCCGATTTTGATAAAAAACGGATTGATGATGTTATCGTTGGTAACGCCATGCCAGAAGGGTCGCAAGGTCTGAATATGGCTAGATTGATTTCATTAATGGGATTAGACATTGTTGATGTTCCCGGGGTTACAGTGAATCGATTTTGTTCTTCAGGTATAGAAACTATTGGTATTGCTACTGCAAAAATTCAATCGGGAATGGCTGATTGTATCATTGCCGGTGGTGCTGAGAGTATGAGTTCTGTACCTATGACGGGATACAAGACTGAATTGAACTACGATTTAGTAAGTGAAGGTCATGAGGATTATTACTGGGGAATGGGAAACACTGCGGAAGCAGTAGCGAACGAGTACAAAATATCCCGTGAAGATCAAGATGAGTTTGCCTATAATTCTCACATGAAGGCTTTAAAAGCTCAGGCGGAAGACCGTTTTCAAGATCAAATCGTGCCTATTGAAGTAGAGCAAACTTACATTGATGAAAATGGAAAAAAAGCCACTAGAAAGTATACGGTAAACAAAGATGAGGGACCTAGAAAAGGAACTTCAATAGAAGTTTTAAACAAATTACGCCCAGTTTTTGCTGCTGGCGGAAGTGTTACTGCAGGTAACTCATCGCAAATGAGTGATGGAGCAGCATTCGTAATGGTAATGAGCGAAGACATGGTCAAAGAACTCAACCTTGAACCAATTGCTCGTTTGGTAAATTATGCTGCCGCTGGTGTCCCTCCAAGAATTATGGGTATTGGTCCGGTTGCCGCTATTCCAAAAGCCTTGAAACAAGCGGGTCTTAAACAAAACGACATTGAACTTATAGAGCTGAACGAAGCTTTTGCCTCGCAATCACTTGCTGTAATGCGTGAGCTTGGATTAAACCAAGATATTGTAAATGTAAATGGAGGCGCTATTGCTCTTGGTCACCCGTTAGGTTGTACTGGAGGTAAGTTATCAGTGCAACTCTTTGATGAAATGAGAAAACGAAATATGCAAGGCAAATACGGCATGGTAACCATGTGTGTAGGTACAGGGCAAGGAGCTGCGGGCATCTTTGAATTTCTTTCTTAA
- a CDS encoding four helix bundle protein codes for MHKVENLKIWKKAIELAKSIYLLAADLPSKEKYGLVSQIKRCSVSIPSNIAEGTGRNSQKEFKHFLSIANSSAYELQTQLILLIELNLIKKEKVKPVIDVCVEIQKMNYSFQKTL; via the coding sequence ATGCATAAAGTAGAAAATTTAAAAATATGGAAGAAGGCTATTGAATTAGCTAAATCCATTTATCTACTAGCAGCTGATTTGCCTTCCAAAGAAAAATACGGGCTAGTTTCTCAAATTAAAAGATGCTCTGTATCAATTCCTTCAAATATAGCAGAAGGAACTGGTAGAAATTCGCAAAAAGAGTTTAAACATTTTTTGAGTATTGCAAATAGTTCAGCTTATGAACTTCAAACTCAGCTTATACTCTTAATCGAATTAAACTTAATAAAAAAAGAAAAAGTAAAACCAGTAATTGACGTTTGTGTTGAAATTCAAAAAATGAATTATTCGTTTCAAAAAACATTATAG
- a CDS encoding 3-hydroxyacyl-CoA dehydrogenase/enoyl-CoA hydratase family protein, which yields MNKHIKKVAVIGSGIMGSGIACHFANIGVEVLLLDIVPRELNDKEKAKGLTLEDKAVRNRLVNDSLTAALKSKPSPIYHQKFASRISTGNLEDDIAKVSKVDWIIEVVVERLDIKKKVFENLEKHRTPGTLITSNTSGIPIKFMSEGRSDDFQKHFCGTHFFNPARYLKLFEIIPGPETSQEVLDFLNGYGEQFLGKTSVVAKDTPAFIGNRIGIFSIQSLFHTVKDMGMTVEEVDKLTGPVIGRPKSATFRTVDVVGLDTLVHVANGIHENCKDDERLALFELPDFINTMMENKWLGSKTGQGFYKKSKDKDGKTEILTLDLDTMDYRAKKSAKFATLELTKTIDKVVDRFAVLVGGKDKAGEFYRKSFGQLFAYVSHRIPEITEELYKIDDAMKAGFGWEHGPFQIWDAVGLEKGLEFVKAEGLDAASWVTEMKASGNDSFYSVKDGATYFYDIPKKSAEKIPGQDAFIILDNIRKSKEVFKNSGVVIEDLGDGILNVEFQSKMNTIGGDVLAGLNKAIDLAEKDFQGLVVGNQAANFSVGANIGMIFMMAVEQEYDELNMAIKMFQDTMMRMRYSSIPTVSAPHGMTLGGGCELSLHADMVVAAAETYIGLVEFGVGVIPGGGGSKEFAVRAQDTFKKNDVELNVLQEYFLTIGMAKVSTSAYEAYDLGILQHGKDIVLVNKDRQIATAKAHAKLMAESGYTQPVKRTDIKVLGKQALGMFLVGTDSMEASHYISEHDKKIANKLAYVMAGGDLSEPTLVNEQYLLDLEREAFLSLCTERKTLERIQHMLKTGKPLRN from the coding sequence GTGAACAAGCATATTAAAAAAGTAGCAGTCATCGGATCCGGAATTATGGGTAGTGGCATTGCTTGCCATTTCGCAAATATCGGAGTAGAAGTGTTGTTGCTAGACATCGTTCCAAGAGAATTGAACGATAAAGAAAAAGCAAAAGGATTAACCTTGGAAGACAAGGCAGTTCGTAATCGTTTAGTAAATGATTCGCTAACAGCAGCCTTAAAATCTAAACCTTCACCTATCTATCATCAAAAATTCGCTTCGCGTATCTCAACGGGAAACCTTGAAGACGATATTGCAAAAGTGAGTAAGGTAGATTGGATTATTGAAGTGGTTGTAGAACGTCTTGACATCAAGAAAAAGGTTTTTGAAAATCTTGAAAAACACCGTACACCAGGCACTTTAATAACATCTAACACTTCGGGTATTCCTATCAAGTTTATGTCAGAAGGTAGAAGTGACGATTTTCAGAAGCATTTCTGTGGAACACATTTCTTTAACCCAGCGCGTTACTTAAAATTGTTCGAAATTATTCCTGGTCCGGAAACATCGCAAGAAGTACTTGACTTTTTAAATGGCTACGGAGAACAGTTTTTAGGAAAGACTTCCGTTGTAGCCAAAGACACTCCTGCTTTTATTGGAAACCGTATAGGTATTTTCAGTATTCAAAGCCTTTTTCACACCGTGAAAGATATGGGCATGACCGTTGAAGAAGTTGATAAGCTTACCGGACCTGTAATTGGTAGACCTAAATCCGCCACTTTTAGAACGGTTGATGTAGTAGGTCTGGATACTTTGGTTCATGTGGCTAATGGTATCCACGAAAATTGCAAGGATGATGAACGATTAGCACTTTTTGAGCTTCCTGATTTCATCAATACCATGATGGAAAATAAATGGTTGGGAAGCAAAACCGGACAAGGTTTCTACAAAAAATCAAAAGACAAAGACGGAAAGACAGAAATCTTAACGTTGGATTTGGACACTATGGACTATCGTGCCAAGAAAAGTGCCAAGTTCGCCACGCTAGAGCTTACCAAAACCATTGATAAGGTGGTGGACCGCTTTGCCGTATTAGTTGGAGGAAAAGATAAAGCCGGCGAGTTCTATAGAAAGAGCTTCGGACAGTTGTTCGCCTATGTTTCGCATAGAATTCCTGAAATAACGGAAGAACTTTATAAAATTGATGATGCCATGAAAGCCGGTTTTGGCTGGGAACACGGGCCTTTCCAAATTTGGGATGCCGTTGGTTTAGAAAAAGGATTGGAGTTCGTTAAAGCAGAAGGTTTAGACGCTGCTTCTTGGGTAACTGAAATGAAAGCATCTGGAAACGATTCGTTCTATTCCGTGAAAGATGGCGCTACCTATTTCTATGATATTCCTAAAAAATCCGCAGAAAAAATCCCTGGTCAAGATGCCTTTATCATTTTGGATAACATCAGAAAATCCAAAGAGGTCTTTAAAAATAGTGGTGTTGTTATAGAAGATTTGGGTGATGGCATTTTAAATGTTGAATTCCAGTCGAAAATGAACACTATTGGCGGTGACGTACTTGCCGGTCTTAATAAAGCCATTGACCTTGCTGAAAAAGATTTTCAAGGTTTGGTTGTTGGTAACCAAGCGGCTAACTTCTCCGTTGGTGCCAACATTGGTATGATATTCATGATGGCCGTTGAGCAAGAATATGATGAGCTTAACATGGCTATTAAAATGTTCCAAGATACGATGATGCGTATGCGTTATTCATCAATTCCAACTGTTTCTGCTCCTCATGGTATGACCCTTGGTGGCGGATGTGAGCTTTCACTTCATGCGGATATGGTCGTAGCTGCGGCTGAAACTTATATTGGTCTTGTAGAATTTGGTGTTGGTGTTATCCCTGGTGGTGGTGGCTCAAAAGAGTTTGCCGTTAGAGCACAGGATACTTTTAAAAAGAACGATGTTGAGTTGAATGTCTTACAAGAATACTTCTTGACCATTGGTATGGCCAAAGTTTCTACTTCGGCTTATGAAGCTTATGATTTAGGTATTCTTCAACATGGCAAAGATATCGTATTAGTAAACAAGGACCGTCAGATCGCAACTGCAAAAGCACACGCAAAATTAATGGCTGAATCTGGGTATACGCAACCGGTTAAACGAACAGATATTAAAGTACTTGGTAAACAAGCTTTGGGCATGTTCCTAGTAGGTACGGATTCTATGGAAGCTAGCCACTACATAAGTGAGCACGACAAGAAAATCGCAAATAAATTGGCCTATGTAATGGCCGGTGGCGATTTATCGGAACCTACTTTGGTAAACGAACAATATCTATTGGATTTAGAGCGAGAAGCTTTCTTATCGCTTTGTACCGAACGTAAAACGCTCGAGCGTATCCAACACATGTTAAAGACAGGTAAACCTTTAAGAAATTAA
- a CDS encoding glycoside hydrolase family 15 protein: MDNLDYGIIGNCRSAALISKTGSVDWCCLPEFDSPSVFGKLLDEEIGGSFEFLVDESYTTSQKYEPRTSILITTFTDGENSFEIHDFMPRYHKDDGTYVAPPEFVRYIKLITGEPKFKVLYNPRLEYAAGETKSYIKENFIASLTHEVKFDTVFLYTCFDKEAVLNGKEITLNEDGYFLLGYNEKIFLPTTAKAYLELEKTKVYWLNWSAKTPTYKKFNEEITRSALTLKLLSYDKTGAVLAAATTSLPETIGEVRNWDYRFCWIRDASMVIKVVSELGHKNIARRYLKFIIDLIPDKAEKLQIMYGINKEKKLTEETLEHLSGYKGSKPVRIGNAAYHQKQNDIYGILMDVIYEQMVKFSVDIENGEDLWSITKGIVWIVGNNWKEADKGIWEFRTEDRHFTFSKVLCWTALDRAIKVAEMLGKKHKIEKWKPLREEIWNDIYENAWNEEVGAYTQSYGSKHLDASVLLMESYGCVDASDERYKKTVKAIGKELSNDGLLYRYKNEDDFGLPSSSFTVCTFWYVNSLFKIGEHDEALKQFEKLLSYSNHLGLFSEDLDFKTKRLLGNFPQAYSHLALIECAVNFSKKESAEGIRESMRS, from the coding sequence ATGGATAATTTAGACTACGGAATAATAGGAAATTGCCGAAGCGCAGCGTTAATATCTAAAACAGGAAGCGTAGATTGGTGCTGTTTGCCAGAATTTGATTCTCCTTCAGTATTTGGAAAACTTCTGGATGAAGAAATAGGAGGTAGTTTTGAATTTTTGGTAGATGAAAGTTATACCACTAGCCAGAAGTATGAACCAAGGACCAGTATTTTAATAACTACGTTTACTGATGGTGAAAATAGTTTTGAAATTCACGATTTTATGCCACGTTACCACAAAGACGATGGTACATATGTGGCTCCCCCTGAATTTGTAAGATATATAAAATTGATTACAGGTGAACCCAAATTTAAGGTACTATACAATCCAAGGTTAGAGTATGCTGCTGGTGAGACCAAAAGTTATATCAAAGAGAATTTTATTGCCAGTTTAACCCATGAAGTTAAGTTTGATACTGTTTTTCTTTACACATGTTTTGATAAAGAAGCAGTACTTAATGGAAAGGAAATTACTTTAAACGAAGATGGATATTTCTTGTTGGGGTACAACGAAAAAATATTTTTACCTACCACGGCTAAAGCATATTTAGAGCTTGAAAAAACAAAAGTGTATTGGTTAAATTGGTCTGCCAAGACCCCAACATATAAGAAATTTAACGAAGAAATTACAAGAAGTGCTTTAACTCTAAAGCTTTTAAGTTATGATAAAACGGGAGCTGTATTAGCTGCAGCTACCACTTCATTACCTGAAACCATAGGAGAGGTAAGAAACTGGGATTACCGTTTTTGTTGGATTCGCGATGCATCTATGGTGATAAAAGTAGTATCAGAACTTGGGCATAAAAATATAGCAAGGAGGTACTTGAAATTTATAATTGATTTGATTCCTGATAAAGCAGAGAAGCTGCAAATCATGTATGGAATCAACAAAGAAAAAAAATTAACAGAGGAAACACTTGAGCACTTAAGTGGGTATAAAGGGTCTAAACCCGTCCGTATTGGTAATGCGGCGTATCATCAAAAGCAAAATGATATCTACGGAATATTGATGGATGTCATCTACGAACAAATGGTAAAGTTTAGCGTAGATATTGAAAACGGCGAAGATTTATGGTCCATTACAAAAGGTATTGTTTGGATTGTTGGAAATAATTGGAAAGAAGCCGATAAAGGGATATGGGAATTTAGAACGGAAGATAGACACTTTACCTTTTCAAAAGTGTTATGTTGGACGGCCTTAGATAGAGCTATTAAAGTAGCTGAAATGTTAGGTAAGAAGCATAAAATTGAAAAATGGAAGCCACTTCGTGAAGAAATTTGGAATGATATCTATGAGAATGCATGGAATGAAGAAGTGGGAGCATACACCCAATCCTATGGTTCCAAACACTTAGATGCATCTGTTTTACTTATGGAATCCTATGGTTGTGTAGATGCGTCTGATGAGCGTTACAAGAAAACAGTTAAGGCAATTGGTAAAGAGTTGAGCAACGATGGGTTGTTGTATCGTTATAAAAATGAAGACGATTTTGGTTTGCCTTCATCTTCCTTTACCGTCTGTACTTTTTGGTATGTAAACAGTTTGTTCAAGATAGGGGAGCATGACGAAGCCCTGAAGCAATTTGAAAAATTACTAAGCTACAGTAACCATTTGGGTCTTTTTAGTGAGGACTTAGACTTTAAGACGAAAAGATTATTAGGGAATTTCCCGCAGGCATATTCGCATTTAGCTTTAATTGAGTGTGCTGTGAATTTCTCTAAAAAAGAAAGCGCAGAGGGGATTAGAGAATCTATGCGTAGCTAA